In Bacillales bacterium, the genomic window GTGAGGTTGACGTCGTTTTCCATCTCGCAGGCATCCCCGGCGTACGTTCCAGCTGGGGAAACGAGTTTCGTCCTTACGTCGACCATAACATTTTGGCAACGCAACAGTTGTTGGAGGCGTGCCGCGCGATTCGGTTGAAAAAATTCATTTACGCATCTACATCGTCGGTGTACGGGGAAACTTCGGGCGTTACTGCGGAAGATCACGTGACAGCGCCGCTTTCGCCGTACGGGGTGAGCAAACGGACAGGGGAACACTTGTGTGAGGTGTATCGCAAAGCTTTCAGCGTGCCGACGCTCACGCTTCGTTACTTTACCGTATACGGTCCGCGTCAGCGCCCGGACATGGCGTTTCACTTGTTCATTCGAAAACTGTTTCAAAACGAAGAAATTCCCGTATTTGGCGACGGTTCGCAAACCCGCGATTTCACATACGTCTCCGACTGTGTGAAAGGTACCGCGGCTGCAATGAAAACCGACGAGCAAAGTTGCGGGGAAATTATAAACATCGGCGGAGCCGAGCGTGCTTCCGTGTTGGAAGTGATCAAGAAACTGGAAACGATCACCGGCAAGAAAGCGAACCTCAGCTTTCGAGAGCAGCAGCGAGGAGAACCGATGCATACAAGTGCAGACATTGAAAAAGCGCAGCGTTTGCTCGGTTACCGGCCGAACGTATCGTTGGACGTCGGACTTGCGAAAGAAGTAAACGACCTTGCGGAATTGTATGGGGGGACATAACGTGAACATTGCATTCATCTGTACGGAAAGTCTTCCTTCGCCGGCGATCCGCGGCGGGGCGATTCAAACGATGATCGACGGCGTTGCCCCGTATTTGACTAACAACCATGACTTGACGATTTTCTCCGTCAGCGATCCCGCCCTAGCGGACGAAGACAGACGCGAGGGTATTCGATACATTCGTGTGCGAAGGGACACCTTCACATCCGACATTTGCGAACATTTGTCGGCGAATTCGTTCGATTTGATTCATGTTTTTAATCGACCGGCGCATGCAGCCGAATATAAAGCTGCTTCTCCGGGCAGTTGCATCGTACTCGGCATGCATAACGAAATGCTTCATGAGAAAAAAATTTCCGAGCCGAACGGCCGGCGCGCCGTCGAAACCAGTGACGGAATTGCCGCCATCAGTCATTATATTAAAAAAACGATTGTTCGCCGCTTTCCAAGCGCGGAGCGGAAGATTGACGTTGTTTACTCCGGCGTCGATCTTGCCCAATACCCGCCGGTTTGGTCGGATGAGGGTTTGCGCATTCGCGCGGAAGCCCGTTCCAAATTTGGATTGACCGCTAACAAAGTCTTATTGTTTGCGGGGAGACTAAGCAAAAACAAAGGCGTCGACAAACTCATTCGCGCGATGCCTGCCATTTTGCGGAAACATCCGGACGCGGTGCTTGTCGTCGCCGGTGGAAAATGGTTCAGCGACAACTCGAAAACCGATTACATTCGTTCGCTTCACCGTCTTGCCGAGCCGTTAAAGGAGCGGGTGATCTTCACCGAATACGTGCCGCAGGAGAACATGCCGGAACTGTTTCTCGCCGCCGATGTGTTCGTATGCACATCGCAATGGCCCGAACCTCTTGCGCGCGTCCATTACGAAGCGATGGCCGCGGGTACTCCGGTAATCACGACAAATCGCGGAGGAAACGGCGAAGCCGTTTTGCACGAACAAAACGGCTTACTGATCGACGCCTATGACCGGCCGGCCGCTTTCGTTTCGCCCGTCCATCGGATACTGAAGGAACGCTCTTTCGCCCGTTGGATGGCGAAAAACGGCCGAACCATGGTGGAACTCAACTTTCAATTCTCCCATACGGCTGAACGACTTGAGAGACTTTATCGGCGCGTAACCAAAAACGAGCCGGGGGAATGAATCCCCCGGCTCGTTTTGTTTATTCACAGTGATGATCCTGATCTTTTTCTTTTTCTTTCTTTTTTTCTTTTTCGACTTTAACGACCCATTCGCCGTCCTCTCTTTCCAGTTCG contains:
- a CDS encoding NAD-dependent epimerase/dehydratase family protein, yielding MNKIVVTGAAGFIGSHLCEHLLSDDSNVVVGVDGFVGETPPSLKKRNLKKLLTEPRFTFVKVNLLNADWPSILREVDVVFHLAGIPGVRSSWGNEFRPYVDHNILATQQLLEACRAIRLKKFIYASTSSVYGETSGVTAEDHVTAPLSPYGVSKRTGEHLCEVYRKAFSVPTLTLRYFTVYGPRQRPDMAFHLFIRKLFQNEEIPVFGDGSQTRDFTYVSDCVKGTAAAMKTDEQSCGEIINIGGAERASVLEVIKKLETITGKKANLSFREQQRGEPMHTSADIEKAQRLLGYRPNVSLDVGLAKEVNDLAELYGGT
- a CDS encoding glycosyltransferase family 4 protein, translated to MNIAFICTESLPSPAIRGGAIQTMIDGVAPYLTNNHDLTIFSVSDPALADEDRREGIRYIRVRRDTFTSDICEHLSANSFDLIHVFNRPAHAAEYKAASPGSCIVLGMHNEMLHEKKISEPNGRRAVETSDGIAAISHYIKKTIVRRFPSAERKIDVVYSGVDLAQYPPVWSDEGLRIRAEARSKFGLTANKVLLFAGRLSKNKGVDKLIRAMPAILRKHPDAVLVVAGGKWFSDNSKTDYIRSLHRLAEPLKERVIFTEYVPQENMPELFLAADVFVCTSQWPEPLARVHYEAMAAGTPVITTNRGGNGEAVLHEQNGLLIDAYDRPAAFVSPVHRILKERSFARWMAKNGRTMVELNFQFSHTAERLERLYRRVTKNEPGE